In the genome of Candidatus Cloacimonadota bacterium, one region contains:
- a CDS encoding competence/damage-inducible protein A, protein MLKISLITIGNEILLGKTVNTNLAYIGNELAKIGLPLHQSVTIKDESVVILKTLEEIKKESDMVITTGGLGPTKDDVTKKSIAKFFSKDLEFREAIWSHIKELYHQKNIQIPEIVKTQAEVPIGFKTIKNKYGTAPGLHFQNNRKNFFALPGVPSEMKEMVKDYLIPFLRKNYQTKSFYLKTIRTIGLLEADLSGRLKDVKETKSVNIAFLPQPGRVSIRVYGTELNEFNTIVNMIEKRIGEFVYGYNEDNIVELCHKKLLSQNKTLAVAESCTGGLIQNLFTNNSGSSKYLLGGIVSYSSKAKMDLLNVRKETLERFGAVSEQTVKKMLQGVRRRFKSNYAIAVSGIAGPTGGTPEKPVGLVFIGVNIEGNILIKKFNFSGTREQIKEKSAINSIYLLLKNI, encoded by the coding sequence ATGCTAAAGATAAGTTTAATAACTATTGGAAATGAAATCTTACTGGGCAAAACCGTAAATACAAATTTGGCATATATCGGAAATGAACTTGCAAAAATAGGGCTACCATTACATCAATCAGTAACAATTAAAGATGAAAGTGTGGTTATTCTTAAAACCCTTGAGGAGATTAAGAAAGAAAGTGATATGGTCATTACAACAGGTGGTTTGGGTCCAACGAAAGATGATGTAACGAAGAAAAGTATCGCCAAATTCTTTAGCAAAGACCTTGAATTTCGGGAAGCAATTTGGTCACATATTAAGGAATTATATCATCAGAAAAACATACAAATACCTGAAATTGTGAAAACTCAAGCAGAGGTTCCTATAGGATTCAAAACAATTAAGAATAAGTATGGCACAGCTCCTGGATTGCATTTTCAAAATAACCGTAAGAATTTTTTTGCATTGCCGGGTGTGCCCTCAGAAATGAAAGAGATGGTTAAGGATTATCTTATACCTTTTTTGAGAAAGAACTATCAAACCAAATCATTCTATCTGAAAACAATACGAACAATTGGATTATTAGAGGCTGACTTGAGTGGAAGATTAAAAGATGTTAAAGAGACGAAGAGTGTTAATATTGCTTTTCTCCCTCAACCTGGAAGGGTAAGTATAAGAGTGTATGGAACCGAACTTAATGAATTTAATACAATTGTAAATATGATTGAAAAGAGAATCGGTGAGTTTGTATATGGGTATAATGAGGACAATATTGTTGAGCTTTGCCATAAGAAATTACTAAGTCAAAATAAGACTTTGGCTGTTGCAGAATCTTGTACTGGCGGATTAATCCAGAATTTGTTTACCAATAATTCAGGGAGCTCAAAATATCTTTTAGGCGGAATAGTTTCTTATAGCAGTAAAGCAAAGATGGATTTATTAAATGTAAGGAAAGAGACTCTCGAAAGATTCGGCGCTGTAAGTGAGCAAACTGTTAAAAAAATGTTGCAAGGTGTAAGAAGAAGATTCAAGAGCAATTATGCAATTGCGGTTTCTGGGATTGCTGGACCAACTGGTGGAACTCCCGAGAAACCTGTCGGACTTGTCTTTATCGGAGTAAATATTGAAGGTAATATTCTTATTAAAAAATTTAATTTCTCAGGGACTCGTGAACAAATTAAAGAAAAAAGTGCAATTAATAGCATTTATTTGTTACTAAAAAATATATGA